Genomic DNA from Pirellulales bacterium:
AGAAAGCAATTCCGCAAAAAACCGCGACAAGACAAAGCGAGACGCACATCCGGAACATGACGCGACTCCTCAAGAAACCGGGGGCTGGCGGTTGGGCAGTGCTACGGCAGGGATACACCCCAAGAAAACTCGGAGCGCCCGCGCATCGTAACTCGCCCGATCGCGCCTTGCCAGTGCCCTACAGGCGAGACATGGGCCCGAAATGACCCCGTGCAGCACGAACAACGCGCTCGTCCGTGCTGCGAAGCAGCTAGAGGCTGCGGGTCGTGATTTACAATGAGGCGCTTACGCCGCCCCGACGACGAGTGGACAGGGTTACCCAGGTGTGCGCTCTCGAATAACTCGCACCTGACCGTTTGGGCAGCGTGTCACGCCCCGACTACTTGCGGGCCGTCTTACCCTTGGCGGCTTGCTTGTCGTCGGCGGGCGCCTCTTGCACGCGCTCGTTGTACTTGGCCAACGTCACCGCTCGGAAGAGCTTCATTTGCCTCTGCGCTTCGTCGACCAACTGACGATCGCGCTCCAGGATCGTCCACTGGAAGCGATGCTCGGCCCGCATGACCAGTTTCGGCTGCGGCCCCTTGGGCGAAATGGTCATGTAAATGTCCGTGGGGAGCAACTTCCGCTGCTCCAATTGTTCACTCACGGCCAAACGGCCGAACGGAGGAAGCGAACTGGGGTTGATCATCACGTTCAACTGGCTGTGCCAGTGCGAGAACTCGCCGTACTGCCGTGCGACTTCAGGCGACTTCGCATCCATGGTCTTCAAGCGGTAGATCATCCACGCGCTGTCGAATTCCAACTCGCCGTCCTCGGTTTTCTTTTCCGTGAAAGTCGGATTCGAGAGGAAGTTCAAAAGTGGGTTCGGGTTGCCCGCCGCCTGAATCCGGACATTGCGGGTGAATTGCTGGATATCATTGAAACCGACCTCGGTCGTGACCTTGCGCTCGGGATCGAGCACGATGAAGCGCTGGCCGGCCGGATCGAAAATGGTTGCTTCGGGGTCGCGGTTCGCCTCCGGGTCTTTCAGGAAGTCGTAGACGCGCCCTTTGTAGAAAATGGTGGTCGTCTCGATGATCGGCTTGGTATCGCCGACCTTGAACACCCGGCTATCGACATGGAAATCCTCGGCCGTGGCCGCGCCGGCAACCAGCAGTAGAGTTATGGCTGCCACCAGGGAGAATCGGATCGGCTGTCGCATGTCACGCACCTCGCCGGTAGTGTACACTTGCCCAATCTTCGGGCGGCGAGAATAGTCGAGCCTGGAAATGCTGTAAATTGCAGTTTCCAGTCCCGTCTCTCGGCCCGTTCTGTTGACCAACCCGCGATATCCGCCGTCGATTGATAGCAACGAATCATGCGAACATTTCTGGTAACCGGAGGCGCCGGTTTCGTCGGATCCCACCTGGTCGAAGCATTGCTGGCACGCGGTGATCGCGTCCGCGTCTTCGATAATTTCAGCACCGGCCATCGGCAAAACATCCCGAGCGACCCGCGTGTCGAGCTGCACGAGGGAGACCTGACCGACCCGGCGGCGGTCGAGCGCGCCGTGGCCGGTATCGACTGCATTTTTCACGAGGCGGCGCTGGCCAGCGTGCCGCGCAGCATCGAGCACCCGCTCGATACGAACGCTGCCTGCGTGACCGGTACGGTCGTGTTGCTGGCGGCCGCGCAGAAAGCGGGAGTCCGCCGCGTGGTCTACGCCGGCAGCAGCAGCGCCTACGGCGACAAAGCCACGAGCTCGAAGCGAGAGAGCGATCTTCCCGGCCCCTTGTCGCCTTACGCCGCGGCCAAGCTATCGGCTGAGTTTTATTGCCAGGCCTTTGCCCACAGCTTCGGCATCGAGACCGTCACGCTCCGCTACTTCAACGTCTTCGGGCCGCGGCAGGATCCGGATAGCCCCTATTCGGCCGTGATTCCGCTGTTCGTCACGGCCATGCTGGCAGGACGCAGCCCGCTGATCTACGGCGATGGCAGGCAGTCGCGCGACTTTACGTTCGTGGGCAACGTCGTCCACGGCAACCTGCTGGCGGCCGATGCGCCCGGCGTAAGTGGCCGGGTCTTCAACGTCGCCAACGGCCGCTCGACGAAC
This window encodes:
- a CDS encoding NAD-dependent epimerase/dehydratase family protein, which gives rise to MRTFLVTGGAGFVGSHLVEALLARGDRVRVFDNFSTGHRQNIPSDPRVELHEGDLTDPAAVERAVAGIDCIFHEAALASVPRSIEHPLDTNAACVTGTVVLLAAAQKAGVRRVVYAGSSSAYGDKATSSKRESDLPGPLSPYAAAKLSAEFYCQAFAHSFGIETVTLRYFNVFGPRQDPDSPYSAVIPLFVTAMLAGRSPLIYGDGRQSRDFTFVGNVVHGNLLAADAPGVSGRVFNVANGRSTN